Sequence from the Deltaproteobacteria bacterium PRO3 genome:
GGCCGATAGTAGGTCAGGACCGTCGGTCCCGGGACGCTCTTCAGCCCTTGGTGCGTGGCCACCACGTAGCCCAGACCGGGGCTCTCGTAGAGGACGTTGTCCCAGGCGAGCGGCGCCCCCTTCCCCCGCGGCGGGCGCGGCAGACTCAAGTTGGCGACGAGCCAGGGGGCATAGTGAAAGGCCGCCAAGGCCTCGGGCCGGGATCTTTGATATTCTTCGACCGTATACGCGGCGGTGAAGCGCGGGGCCGCGTAGATCACCTGATCCGCCCTAAGCGCCCGAGTCTCGTCGCCCCGCGCGTCCCAATACTCGACCCGGCGGCCGGAACCCTCGGCGGCGACCTTGTAGACCACGGCGTCGCAGCGCAGCCGATCGCCGCAGGCCTCGCGCAGGCGCCTCGCCAGCCAGCCATTTCCCTCAGGCCAAGTCAGGACGGTATTGGGCTCGGCGTTCGCCGCCTGGCCGCGGCGCCCGGCAAAATAGTGGATCCCGGCCCAGGCGGAGACCTGATCCGCGGGCGTCCCGAAGTCGTCGCGGCAGCAGTAATCGACGTACCAACGCAGCGGCCGAGAGCGAAGCCCCTCGCCTTCCAACCACTGCGCCATGCTTTGGCGATCTAATGCTAGAAACTTCCGATCTCGCGAGCTCAAATCGACGGGAATCGCGAAGGCCCAGCGGCCGTCGCCCCCCTTCGCGACGCCGAAGGCGGCCATCTTCTCGTGGAAGCGGGCCATCTCGTCCCGCTCCTCGAAGCTCAGGCCTTCGCGCGGGACAATGCCGCTTTGCCAGGCCCCTTGGAGGAACAACCGTTCTTCCGGCTCGGCGCACAGATAAAGCTCGTGGTAACGAGGCCGGCCGGCGGCATCGAAGCCGGAGACCACGCCCAACTCTTGAAATAGCCGCAGGACCGATTCGGACTCGGGATTGGCCAGGGGGACATAGTGGGCGCCCCAGGGGTAGGCGGAGATCGCATTCTCCCCGCCGCGCGAGTTGCCGCCGCTCGCCTCATCTAATTCCAAAAGGACGAAGTCCTCGAAGCCGGCCTTGCGGAGCCGCCAAGCGGCGGAGAGCCCCGCGATCCCGCCGCCGACGATAACGCAGGAGGCCTGCTCGACGCGGCTGGGCGCCGGAAATCCGCCCGCGCGCAACCGATGCGCACGGGCCGCGTCGGCCCCGCAGATCCGCCCGGGAATCTCGCGGCGCGAACCGCCCAGGCGTCCGCAGGCCGCCAGCAGCCCCGCGGCGGCGATGCCGACGCCGAAGCCCTGCAAAAAGCGCCGTCGGGTCCAGAGCGGCTTCATCCGCCCCCCGGATACCGGGCCCATTCCTCCTCGTAGTACCGGACCAGGGCCTGGTTGTTGAGTTGGTTGACTTCGGTCTCCACGGGGGCCATGTCGGGCGGAAACTCCGTCAGCCCGGGCAGCATGGACTCGCGCAGGAATTTCAGGTCGGCCGGCAGGGCCCGCCCCGCCGCGACCCTGGGCTCGTCCCTCCCCGCCAAGATGAAGCCCCACTCGCCGAAGGAAGGCACGTAGACGTGGTACGGCAGGGTCTTCAGGCCGACGCTGTTCAAGGAACGGTTGACGCACCAAAAGGACTTACGCGCCACCAAGGGCGAGGTGCTCTGCACGACCGCGAGGCCTTCGGGCGCCAAGAGGCGCTCCAGTTCGCGGTAGAAGGCGGTGGTGTAGAGCTTGCCCAGGGAGAAATTGGTGGGATCGGGGAAGTCGACGACAATGAAGTCGTAGCCCGGCGCCGCCTGCTTCGCCCAGATGAAGGCGTCGGCATTGACCACGCTCACCTTGGGCGAGCTCAGGGCGCCGCCGTTGAGTTTAGTCAAGAGCGGCTGGGTCTGGAATAGATGGGTCACCTCGGGGTCGAGATCGACCAGGGTGACCGACTCCACCTCGGGATATTTCAGGATCTCGCGCACGGCCAGGCCGTCGCCGCCGCCAAGCACTAAGACTCGCTTGGCCTGGGGGACGGCGCGCAGGCCGACGTGGACCAGGGCCTCGTGGTAGCGGTATTCGTCGCGGGAGCTGAATTGAAGATGCCCGTTCAGGTAGAGCCGCATCTCGTCGCCTTCGGAGGTCAGCACGATACGCTGGTAATCGGAACTCTTGGAGAAGACGATGCGTTCGGAGAAGGCGGCCGTCTCGGACCATTCCTGGATCCGGCCCGAATAGGCGAAGCCCAGCCCGAGCAGGATCAGCACCAAGGTGCCCGCGCCGCGCAGCAGCTTGGGCCAGCCCAATTGGTTCCGAAACAGGTGCAGGGCCCAGAGGGCCACGAGGACGTTGAAGATCCCGAAGAGCAGCGAGGTCCGGATCAGCCCCAGGCGCGGAATCAGGAGCAAGGGGAACAAGAGCGAGGCGACCAGGGCCCCGATGTAGTCGAAGGTGAAGACCTTCGAGACGAGGTCCTTGAACTCGAAACGGTCCTTCAGGATGCGCATCAGCAGCGGGATCTCGAGGCCCACCAAGGTGCCGATCAGGGCCACCATCGAGTACAACAAGGTACGAAAGCCAGTGACGTAATGAAAGCTGGCAAACAGAAGGGCCGCGGAGAAGCCTCCCACCAGGCCGATGATCAGCTCGACCTGGATGAAGACCGCCACCAAGTTGCCCCGGACGTATTTGGAAAGGTAGCTCCCGATCCCCATCGAGAAGAGATAGACGCCGATGACGGTGGAGAACTGCGTCACCGAGTCGCCCAGGAGGTAGCTCGCCAGGGTGCCCGCGACCAGCTCGTAGACCAGGCCGCAGGTAGCGATCACGAAGACGGAGAGCAGCAGGAGGTAGGACATGGCCTCAGTGCACCGCCATGGCGATGATCAGGCACATCCCCAGCGAGACCGCGCCGATGACGATGGCCAGCGCGGTGTTGTGCTCCTCGATCAGCTCTTTCCACAAGGAAAAAGGCGCCATGCGATTAAAAACCCAAAAACTCAGCCCGAACAGCACCATTCCCAGGACCGTAAAAACCGCGGCCCCCACCAAATTTTGCAAAATTCCGTCCCATTGCATCGTCGCCTCCTTTATTTATGGCTGAAACCGTAGCCGCCGCCGGAACCCATTTGGTTCAGGGTGCGGAGAAAAAATTTCGACAGGACGAAGTTCGTCCGGTTGACGCCGCCCAAGCCGGCCAGGACGATCGCCCCGAAGATCAAGTATCTTTTCATAAGGCCCTACTCTTCCGCAAAATCACTTTGCATCCAACGCGTGGTATTAAAACTCCACCGGCGAAATTTCAGCCACAGCGGATAAAGCCAAAGCAGGAGCCCCGCGCCGACGAAATTCGACCACTGCGATCTTTGCGGGATCAATTCGACCCGAAACTCCCCCGACATCGGCCAGGGCCCCGAAAAGGGTTGCAGCGTCACCTGGTAGTCCCCGTCGGGCAGGTCGGCGATCGCGCTGACCGCGGTGGCCCCCTCGGCGGCGTTTCGGAATTCTTGGAAGACCCGATAGGTGTCGATGCCGGTCGGGGTCTTCAACTGGACATCCAAGTTGAGATAGGACCCCGTATAACCCGTCACCTTGGTGCGGAGCAGAAAATCCAAGCCGCCGGCCCGCACGTGGGCGAGCTTCGGAAACTTCCCCCCGGCGGCCTTCAGGCCGGCCGCGCTCGCCACCTCTACATAAACGGGGTCTTGGCGGCCGGAGCGATTCGTCCCCAACTGGACCAAGAGGAGCAGCAGGGTCATCACCACCGCGGTCCAGAAATACTTGCGGTACTTCGCGTCGTGGGGCGAGGGCTGGTTGGGGGCGACACCGATGCGCGCCGGCATCGCTTTGATGCCGAAGGCGGCCTGGACGACCTCGGGCTCGACGTACTCGCCGATGGACCAGACCTCTTCGCCGGCGTCCCACTCGCGGGAGAGCATCTCGGGCGGGTTGATGAAGTCCTGGACGGAGACGCGGTCGCCCTTCTTCACCCGCCAGTAAAACTCTCCCAGGACGTAGAGCACCTGGGCCTCGCCGGTGAGAAAGAGCTGATAGGATTTATCGAGATACTGCGCCGATTTGTCGCGCCGGTGCGGCTTCTGCTTGGTGGAGATGACGTAGTTCCAGTGCCCGTCGGCCTCGACCAGCCAGCGGTAGCCGATGTAGGGATTGAAGAGGAGGTATTCGCGCCACTTGTATTGCCCCGTCCCGTCGGCGCGCTGCATGAAGCCGATCATCTCGTAGGTCTCACCGTGGAACTTGCCGCGGGCGCCGAGCGGGATCAACGGCTGAAGCCGGGTCTTCTCCTGCGACTGGATCAGGAGCTGGACCTCGGGGTTGGAGACGTCCAGGACGGCACCGCAATGCCCGCAGACGAGGGTGATCGAGAAGCCGGGGGCGCGCCACTGAACGGCCCCGCCGCATTGCACGCAATTCAGGACTTTCGCCTTCTCACCAGCCATCCAGCTCCCTCAAATTTTTCATCCTCAGGTCCGGCAGCTCGAGGTACTCGCCGACGTAGAGCCGCGTCTCGCCCGCGGCGAATTCCAAGGTGGCGAAGCGCCCGTCCGGCCCGCTGAAATCCACGCCGACACTCTTCTCGCCGGGCTTGAGCAGGAAAGGCAGCTGGCCGGCGATGCCCTCGACGACGGCCTCGCGCCGGTCGTCGACCTGGTAGCGCTTGCTTCCCAGCTCCCACACCGTGCCCACCTGTAACTGCTCGAGAGTGGGGATCGGCTTGGGCAAAGGCCCCGGCCTCGAGACCGAGTAAAAACCCTGCGCTTCCGCGAGCCAGGCCTCGCCTTCGTCGCCAAAGTCCATGAACCACTCGTTCCAGGCCCCTTCGGCCCAGCGGCGCCGGATACGGCCGGTCAGCACGAAGGACTTGCCGCCGTAGCTGCCTTCCGAGCCGATCTGCAGCGGCGAGTAGTCGTCCTGCAACAGGGCCACCTGCCCCAGGCTCTCGAGGTGGAGGTCCTTGCGCACCAGCATCGAGCCGCAATAGGGGCAGACGGCGTAGAACAGGGCCTTCGAAGGAAAAGGCACGGCGCCGCCGCAGGAGCTGCATGGGAGTTGAAGGGCCACGGTTACCTCGGGATGGGCCTAAGCTACTTCAACAACCCCGGATTTGAAAACGAATTTGAAGGGTCCGTCATTTTTTACCCGCCGCGGCCGATCGCCTTCCGCCCCGCTCCCAAAGGAGCTGGAACTCCCTCCCCTCGAAGACGGCGCCGGAGACCTTTTGCCGGAAACTTTTACGGGGATAGGCGCGCTCGCGGATCGCCTCCAACATGTCGGCGCGGTTGGACTGCTGGTTCTCGTCGGCCATCAGCAGCACCGCGTCGTAGCCCTTCGCCTCGGCGACCCGGGAGAACTCGCGCTCGACCGCCCGCAAAAGGTCGCGGTGGTCGATCGCCCAGGAGGCCCGCGGCTGCAGGCCCAAGATCAGGACTTCCTTCCCGTCCAAGGCCGCCTTTTGCACATAGACCAGGCCCCGGAGGCGCCCGTCGGAGACCATCCGTAGCAGCTGAAAGTCCGGCCTAAAGATCGCCCTTTGTCGATCGGTATTGCAATCCTCCGAGACGAAGGCGAAAAATCGGTCCGCTTCCGTCTTGGAAGGCAGGAACTCCACTTCGACCGGCGCGCCTTCCTCGCGGCGCAGGCGGCCGAGCTCCGCCGCCAACAGCTGGCGTTGCCTGCGAAGCGCGGGGATCTCCTCGGCCTTTAGGCCCAAGGCACCGAAGGTCTCCGCCACCGAGTCCCGGTAGAACTCCTCCAAGGCCTTCAAGCCCTCGCCCAGGGCCTTCGAGCTTAAGTCTCGACCCCGCAAGGCGGAAATGCGCGCCGCGAGAGGCGAGCCCTCGAGGCGACGCCAGGCCAGGAAAAGACCGAAGCGGAGGATCAGCTCCCGGACCGCCGGCAGCTCGCGATGCGGCCACAACTTCGGCAGCAGCCCCTCGGCGGCGGCCGACATCGCGGGGAGGCGCAGCTTCTCCCAGCCTTTCGGGAAGGCCGCCTTCACCTCCTGGCGCACAGCGCGCAGTTCGGAATGACGCGCCTGAATGAGCGCGTCCAGGTCCTTGCGAAAGGCCTCGAGCTCCGCCGGCTTCTCCAGCGGGGCCAAGGCCTGGGCAATCTTTCCCTTGTCGACCCGCCCGTGCAGAGAGACCTGCGTCCGAAGCTCGGCGCGAAAGGCCTGGGTCAAGAAGGGAGGCGGCGGCGCCTTGCCGCGAATCCCCCGGCGAAAATCCTCGAAGCCCAGCCCCTCCCACACCTCCAAGGCGGCGTAGGCCAAGAGCAGCTGCCGCTCATGCCCCGGTTTCGGGCTCCCGCCCCGGCGAAAGGCGCTCAAATCCGCTCCGGCCTTCGCGAGAAAGGCCTCCGGCTTGGCCGCGCGCAGGTAGGCCTTCCATAAAATCGGCTCCAAGGGCAGCCCCGCCCCGAGGTAGGTCGCGTAGCGGAAAAAGTCCCGGCCCTCGGCTGACTCGGTGGAGGCCGCCAAGGCCTCCTTGGGGATCCGCTTCTCCACGCTTTGCAAAAATCGAATCGGGACCTCCGCAAGGGCGACCTGACTCAAGGCAAGTCTCAGCAGCTCCGCCGCCGGCCTCGCCTCCAAGGCCTCCGCCATCTCGGAGAGCTGCTTCCAGACCTGATCCCGCACCGCGGCGGCGGGGTCCGAGTGGCGCGCCAGCAGCCGCTCGGCAACCGCCAAGCGCTGTTCCGGAGGCAGCCCCGCCGCCAAGAGGCCCCAAGCGGCGACGGCGGCCTCGCGCGCCTCGGCGGAGCCGTCGCCCAGCGCCTTCTCCATGGGCGCCGCGGCGGCCAGGCGTTCGGAGACCGGGCTCGCCATCGCCAGTTTCCAAAGGGTCTGCAGGGCAGTCATGCGCAGGGTCAGGCGACTGTCGTCGAGAAAGCGGGCCGCCCAAGGCAATAACTCCGCGCGCTCCCGGGCCGAGAAATTCCCGCTCCACTCGCCCAAGATTTCCAAGGCCGGAATTTGGTAGGGGCCCTTGGGGGCCTCCGCCAGGGTCTGCAGCCTGGCGAGCATGGCGCCGCCGTCGACGACCGGCAGTAGCGGAAAGATCTGGCCGAGGGTCTCGCGGCGCTCCCCGGACCCGCCCGCTTCCTCTTCGAAGAGCCGTCGTTCGACGACCCGCGCCACGGCAACTCGCTCCCCCGGCGACAGAAATGACAGGGCCCGCGGCAGGACCGCGACGGGGGAAAGCTCCAACTCGGACATCCGCGACTCCAAGGCGAGGACGTGAGCTAGGCGTCGCTCCGGGGGCAAGGCTTCGGTGAAGGCGCCCAGGGCCTGAAAGGCCTTGGCCGGCAGCCAATCATGATCCGCCTCGGCGACGCGCCGCAAGGCGGGCAGAAGCCCCTCGGCATAGGCCGCGGAGGCTCGCGGGGCGTAGGCCGCGAGGCTTTCGAGCGCGGCCTCGACGACTCGCTCCTCAGGGTCGGCCAGCTTGCTCTCCAGCTTGCGCAGGATGGGCAAGGCCTCGCCCTCCGGAAGTTGGGGCAGCAGGTGCCGCATCATGAGGGCAGCGAGCAAGGGCGGCAATTCACCCTTCGCGTCGAGGCGTTTTTCCAGCTTGGCGGCGAGGTAGGAAATATCCTCCGCTCGCAGCCGGGACTCGAATTCACCCCAGCGCTTTAAAATCGTCCAGGCGATGTCGAGACGCGGATGGTCGAGGAGCCTTTCGACTTCGCCGCGAACGCCGGGGGCTCGCGAGGGGCGGCCCGAGCCGCTGCCGAGGGAATAGGAATGTTGGGGCGAACCTGGCGATCGTCCCGCTGGGCCCGACCGCGCCTCACCTTGCCAACCCCGTAGGGGCCGTTCCCCCCGTAAAGGGGGACAAGCGCGAACGGCCCCTATAGAGGCGGCAAAGTTGCCGAAATTCGCGTCGGGCGGATTCAGGCGGGGCATGTCTTGCGCCTGAACCCGCAACCCCAGCTCCCGCTGAAAGGCCGCGAAGCGCCGCCCCAACAGCCGATGCCCCAGATGCGCCCCCACGCCCAAGCTGAGCATGGAGGCCAGCGTGTCGGTGAGCGTCGTCGCCCCGTCGCGGGCGGGACGCAGACCGAGGGCTTCTTCCAAACGGTGGGCGCCCAAGAGGCCGAGGAACATCGCGGACTGCGAGGTCGCAACGCGGCCGGCCCCCAGCAGGCCCACGGCGCGTGAGGCCACACCGTAACGGTCGATGCCGTGCAATTTGCGAAAGGCCGTAGTCCCCGCCCGGCCGAAGGCCTTGAGCGCCCCCAAGGTCAGGGCGGCGCCGGCCAGATCATGGCCCAAGCCGGACGCTTCGGCGCGGGGAGCATCGCCGAGACCGCGCAGGGCCCGACCGGAGAGCGCGAATACGGGGACCTCCGCCGCGTATGCCGCGCCGGCGGCCAAGATCCGGGCGCCGGCCCCTCGGCTGTACCAAGCGGCACGCGCGGTTCCCGCCAAGCGCCCCAGCGCGGCGGCGCGCACCAGGCCGTAGACGGTGGTCCCGGCCAGCATGGGAAGGATCGCCCGCGGGTCGGCGGCGTCGCGGGTGAAATTTTTGAGAAGGAATTCGAAGCGCGGGGCGAAGGCGCCGAGACCTTGGATCGCGTGGAGCCGCTCTTGCGCGAGGATCCGTAGGGGCCGTTCGCGCTTGCCCCCCTTTACGGGGGGAACGGCCCCTACAACCGCAGCATAAACATCGACCGCCGCGCCATCCCTACCGTCCGCCTCCAGCCTTTTTCCCAACCGAAGCAAGTCCTCGAAAAATAAATTTGGGTCACCCTCCCCGGCCAAGGCCGCCAACTCCCGCCGCTCGCCCTCGCTCCACCGCTCCGCAAGGCCGCTTTCCAAAAGACGGCGCACGAATTCCCGCGCGGAAAAGCCGCCCTGCTCTTCCGGGCTCGCCCCCGATTCCGACCTCGCAAAAGACCCGCGGGTGGCCGACGAAATAAAAATGGAATTACGAGAAATCCCCAACCGAAACCTCGGCACGGAGCCGCGGCAGGCGCGCAAAGCCGCCGGCGACTCAAGACAACCGTGAATTGTTCGGGGAAAAGCTGAGAAAAATAAGAACTCAAGCGCCGCCCCGGCACCCGAGCCCTCGGGCCCTTATCGCTGGGCCAGTCCTAACGTTGCTATAGGAATCGCGCCCGCCACTTAGGCGGGGATATTCAGCGTATGGTCTTCCACGCCCTTGATCTCGGGGATCAGGCGCATCAGGTGGTTCTTGATGCCGTCCTCGACGGTGCGCTTCTGCGCGCCGCAGCCGAAACAGGCGCCGGCCATCTTCACCTTCACCACGCCCTCTTCCACCGCCAAGACCTGGATGTCGCCGCCGTCGCGCTTCAGGCCCGGCCGAACGTCGCGATCCAAGACCTCGAGGACCTTGGCGATCAGCTCGCGGTCGACGCCCTGCACCTCGCCGGCGTCCAGGGCCTTCACCTCCGGCTTGACCAGGGGACCCTTGTAACCCGCCATCCCGCCCAGGGCGTTGAAGACGTGCAGAAAGCCCTCCTTGGCCAAAAGCTGCGCCGCCGTCACGCCGGTGTTGCCGTTCGCGCAGACGGTTAGGACGGGCCGAGTCTTGTCGGCCAGCTCGCCCACGCGCATCAAAAGCTGGTTTGCCGGGATGTGCTTGGCCTCGGGGATGTGGCCGTTGCTCCAGCCCTCGTCGCCGCGCACGTCGAGGATCAAGAGATTGGGCACCGAGCGGATGAAATCGGGGACCTGCTCCTTCGGGATCTCGCTGTAGGGAAGTCCCGACAGGACGCTCTGCGCCGTGGGGGCCAGGCCGGCCAGCATGGCGGCGACCTGCTGGCGCAGCACCTTGAGCTGGTGCTCGTGCCGGCGCTGTTGCTCTTCCAGTTGCTGCGTGAGCTGCTCGACCTTTTGGGCCAGTTCCTGAACCTTGTCCTTGCTACCGAACATCGCGACACCTCATAGGGCCAATGGCTTAGGCCCGGTGGATGCGCGGCGGGAGGGCAAGCTTCGCCCTTAACCGCGACATCCTTACTTATTTTAAAAGGGACGCTAATCTCTTGTGCTTTGGCGCGCTTGTCAAGGGGGCGAGGCGTTTGATTTTCGACCGGTACGGGGGTCGCGCCGACCGAAATTCGGCAAGAGCCAATTAAAATTAATAAATGAACTATTTTAGTTATCTATTTATTTTATAAATACTTTTTTGTTTTATTAGATGGCGCAGACCCGATGGCAGAGGAATTGAAAAAACCTCCGGCAAGGAGGAATTCCTATGATCCTAAATACTATTGGCGGCTTTTTCCGCTCCATCACCTTCGGGGCCACCGCGGCGCAGGCGACCCCGCCAAGCCAGACCTCACCCGTTCCCGGCGCCTCGCAATACCAATCGACCTCGGGTTCCATCCCGAAGGAGGCCCGGGGGGTGATCGCCCAGGTCCGAAACCAAATCGCCCGCTCCCTCGCCCATCCCGACCCCCAGACGCTGTCCCGCTTGGTCGAGGTCAACCAAAAGCGCCAGGCCAAGGGCCAAGCGCCCATCGATCTGCAAAGGGTTACGAAGCAACTCGAGGCCATCCAAGAAGACCGAGGCCTAAGCGCCAAGGAAAAGAAGCAGAAGGTCGAGGCCCTGCGCAAGGCCTTGGGGCTCTCCAAGGGCGAAATGAAGGGGCTCTTCACCCAACGCCTCGGGCGTATCTATAAAGAGGCCGAAAAATCCCTCGCCGCCTTCCAAAAGGCGAAGGAGGCGCAGCTCAAGGCTGAGCTGAAGCAGGCCGAGGCCCTGCACGGAAAAAACAGCCCTCAGGTCCAGGCCGTCCACAACAAGCTTCAGGCCCTTCACGCGCAACTGGATCCGGAGAAAAAATGCCTGGCGGAAAGCGGCGGCTTCTACCGCTCGCTGTACCCGGGCTTTTGGAGCAAGCTGGGCGGATTTTTCAAAAAGATCGGCGCGGGATTTTTCAAGGTCCTCGGCGGCCTCGGCGCGGTCTTGCGCTTCCTGCCCGGCGTGGGCCCGCTCGCCTCGCGGGTCTTGGGCTCGGTGAAGTTCCTCTTCCAGGGATTTCGCGTCGACAAATTCTTCAAGAACCTCGGCAAGGGCGTGCTCGACACCGTCCGGGACTGGAAGACCTTCCTGCCGATGATCCCCGGCGTCGGCACCCTCGCCTCGGTAGCAGCCACCGGAATCGAGGCGGTCCTCAAGGCGACGCGCTCTGGAGCGAAGCCGTTCTAACGGTGAACTCATTGTTTACTAGTACACTTATTAAGTGTAAGGATATCTATGTCGGAGACCCGGGTATTCGTGACCAAGGGGGCCGAGAAGGATTTGTCGAGGGTCCCGAGACACATCGCGGTCAAGCTGGCCGCCTGGATCGAGTCAGTCCAAATCGACGGCATCGCGGAAACCAGAAAAATCCCGGG
This genomic interval carries:
- a CDS encoding FAD-dependent oxidoreductase encodes the protein MGPVSGGRMKPLWTRRRFLQGFGVGIAAAGLLAACGRLGGSRREIPGRICGADAARAHRLRAGGFPAPSRVEQASCVIVGGGIAGLSAAWRLRKAGFEDFVLLELDEASGGNSRGGENAISAYPWGAHYVPLANPESESVLRLFQELGVVSGFDAAGRPRYHELYLCAEPEERLFLQGAWQSGIVPREGLSFEERDEMARFHEKMAAFGVAKGGDGRWAFAIPVDLSSRDRKFLALDRQSMAQWLEGEGLRSRPLRWYVDYCCRDDFGTPADQVSAWAGIHYFAGRRGQAANAEPNTVLTWPEGNGWLARRLREACGDRLRCDAVVYKVAAEGSGRRVEYWDARGDETRALRADQVIYAAPRFTAAYTVEEYQRSRPEALAAFHYAPWLVANLSLPRPPRGKGAPLAWDNVLYESPGLGYVVATHQGLKSVPGPTVLTYYRPLDHEAPVAARRAALGRSYAEWREMILEDLGRAHPELREEAEHLDVWLWGHGMIRPEPGFLWGPARAAAGRGLPGLHFAHSDMSGMSLFEEAHERGIAAADAVLKSLGKKVPA
- a CDS encoding polyamine aminopropyltransferase, translating into MSYLLLLSVFVIATCGLVYELVAGTLASYLLGDSVTQFSTVIGVYLFSMGIGSYLSKYVRGNLVAVFIQVELIIGLVGGFSAALLFASFHYVTGFRTLLYSMVALIGTLVGLEIPLLMRILKDRFEFKDLVSKVFTFDYIGALVASLLFPLLLIPRLGLIRTSLLFGIFNVLVALWALHLFRNQLGWPKLLRGAGTLVLILLGLGFAYSGRIQEWSETAAFSERIVFSKSSDYQRIVLTSEGDEMRLYLNGHLQFSSRDEYRYHEALVHVGLRAVPQAKRVLVLGGGDGLAVREILKYPEVESVTLVDLDPEVTHLFQTQPLLTKLNGGALSSPKVSVVNADAFIWAKQAAPGYDFIVVDFPDPTNFSLGKLYTTAFYRELERLLAPEGLAVVQSTSPLVARKSFWCVNRSLNSVGLKTLPYHVYVPSFGEWGFILAGRDEPRVAAGRALPADLKFLRESMLPGLTEFPPDMAPVETEVNQLNNQALVRYYEEEWARYPGGG
- a CDS encoding DUF350 domain-containing protein, with the protein product MQWDGILQNLVGAAVFTVLGMVLFGLSFWVFNRMAPFSLWKELIEEHNTALAIVIGAVSLGMCLIIAMAVH
- a CDS encoding DUF4178 domain-containing protein — encoded protein: MAGEKAKVLNCVQCGGAVQWRAPGFSITLVCGHCGAVLDVSNPEVQLLIQSQEKTRLQPLIPLGARGKFHGETYEMIGFMQRADGTGQYKWREYLLFNPYIGYRWLVEADGHWNYVISTKQKPHRRDKSAQYLDKSYQLFLTGEAQVLYVLGEFYWRVKKGDRVSVQDFINPPEMLSREWDAGEEVWSIGEYVEPEVVQAAFGIKAMPARIGVAPNQPSPHDAKYRKYFWTAVVMTLLLLLVQLGTNRSGRQDPVYVEVASAAGLKAAGGKFPKLAHVRAGGLDFLLRTKVTGYTGSYLNLDVQLKTPTGIDTYRVFQEFRNAAEGATAVSAIADLPDGDYQVTLQPFSGPWPMSGEFRVELIPQRSQWSNFVGAGLLLWLYPLWLKFRRWSFNTTRWMQSDFAEE
- a CDS encoding DUF4178 domain-containing protein — protein: MALQLPCSSCGGAVPFPSKALFYAVCPYCGSMLVRKDLHLESLGQVALLQDDYSPLQIGSEGSYGGKSFVLTGRIRRRWAEGAWNEWFMDFGDEGEAWLAEAQGFYSVSRPGPLPKPIPTLEQLQVGTVWELGSKRYQVDDRREAVVEGIAGQLPFLLKPGEKSVGVDFSGPDGRFATLEFAAGETRLYVGEYLELPDLRMKNLRELDGW
- a CDS encoding NifU family protein; this translates as MAGYKGPLVKPEVKALDAGEVQGVDRELIAKVLEVLDRDVRPGLKRDGGDIQVLAVEEGVVKVKMAGACFGCGAQKRTVEDGIKNHLMRLIPEIKGVEDHTLNIPA